The Arachis ipaensis cultivar K30076 chromosome B03, Araip1.1, whole genome shotgun sequence region TTTGATGCATTAGTTTTTAGTTAGAATATCAATTTATGAAGGAATTTTGGTAGTCAGAAAAGGCTAGAAAAATTGATGGTTGCCCCTTTTTTTGAGGCTGTCATTGAACTCTAATTATATATTTGCATTTACATAGGACTTTGTTTTGAATTATTATTTCATAATCAAGGTGTCATGATTGACCCAATTCATAGCTAGCTTATTTAAGTGATTATTGGTCTCTTATAAGTGTTTTATCAATGAGAAATACAGAGATAGAGAGGCACTGAGACAGAGACAAATATTTTAAGATTTTACTTTTGTTCTTGTCTCTACAACCAAAGGATTTTCAAAACTATTGTTCATTTTGATCATGCTAAAGAATTACACATACACAAAACTCTCATAACTCCATTACACTTTATTCACGAGTTTATTTACCAACCTGCATAAATTGAaccaaataaattttaaaaaaattagaggaTCTTTTACTATGAAGTTTTATCCTTTTTTGTTTTGATAAATATAAAACCATTATCTAAACTAAATCCCCAACTTTAGATCTTCACATTCATTAATAAAATCTTTTTTAAggtgtttatttttatgttttttacttTTTACTCTTATCAGTCTTCTTACATGAAAGCAAAAATAAGTGAAAACATTCATGAATCGCAAAATTATtgaaattgtatttttttttctcttttcttttaacgCCGTGATGCGAGTTAATACCCTAAAATCTACACATTcagatttaaaaaattatacatcCAAATCATAGTTTCTAAAAGGGAGATTATTGTAATTTActctaaaagaaataaaagaacctaaTCCATCCACATATACCAAAGCTAGTTACATGGGGTAAAAAGGATGTTTTCTCTTACAATTTGCTGCCATGCCATATCTTAGAAAATATGCCTAGGATTTCTCTTCTATTGACTCTTGATAAGAACATCATCTTTTGGAACACAATGTGCCCTCCTATAGAAGAATTATTTGTTTATGCCTGATTATAAACCTTATATGTTTATGCAATATAAGAAATTCTTCTGCCCAAGTACTCAACAGATGCAAAATAAGAGAGAAGGAAGTTAAGTAAATGCAGAGCATTGGGAAAAATATTATCCAGCTTGACTAAACATCATTTAGAAACCTACAAAATATAAGAAATTGGATATACGGTACAAGTTGTGTAAAATGAGGGGGGAAAAAAGGGGGAAAAAAATTAATTGCATGTCCACCATTTAAGAGTCATACTGAAAGTTCATCCAAATTACTCAATTATAGATTGGATAACGCCGGCTCCGACGGTCTTCCCTCCTTCTCTAATAGCGAACCTCATTCCCTGTTCACAAGCCACGGGCTGGATCAGTTCAACCACCATCTTAACACGGTCACCAGGCATAACCATCTTTGATTCCTCATCCTTGTCATTCATGATTTGAGTAACCTTGCCAGTGACATCGGTGGTCCTCATGTAGAACTGAGGCCTGTACCCGGCAAAGAAAGGTGAGTGCCtccctccttcttccttcttcaaaaCATAGACGATTGCGCTGAACTTTGTGTGTGGTGTGATGGTTCCAGGCTTGGCCAAAACCATCCCTCTCTGAATATCGACCTTCTGAATACCCCTAAGCAACAATCCCACGTTGTCCCCAGCCATCGCCTCATCGAGAATCTTCTGGAACATTTCCACACCAGTCACAGTAGTGTTCCTAGTTTCCCTGATACCAACAAGGTCAACCGTATCTCCAACCTTAATGGTTCCCCTCTCAACACGCCCTGTGGCCACCGTTCCACGACCAGTGATTGAAAACACATCTTCCACCGCAAGTAAGAAGGGTAGATCAGTTTGGCGCTGTGGGATGGGAATGTAACTATCCACAGAATCCATAAGTTGATAAATCTTATCCACCCACTCATTATCACCACGCTTGATTGCGGGATTTTCCATCAAAGCTTCCAAGGCCAACAGAGCAGAACCGGAAATAATAGGAATGTCATCACCGGGGAACTCATATGAGGACAGAAGCTCACGAACCTCAAGCTCCACAAGCTGCAAAAGCTCCTCATCGTCCACCTGCAGCAAGTTTGGTACACAAAATTCAAGAAATACCCGTACATACAGTGGCAATGCAAGAAAACCAATCAAAAGTCAAATCGAGATTGCACAAGCTCCAAGTTGAACATGTGAGTGAGGACATCCACCAATCTCCCAAAGAACAAaccatttaaaattttaaattgtaaaaTTGCAGCTATAAACGACCATCATTTTCTCTAACAATCTTAGACTAATTTGGTTCGACTCAACTCGTTCTGTAATAAAACATGCATCACAAATTATACATCAACAATGATCCAAAGCAAGTTAGTTTATCAATCTCCAATCTCGTTGCTGAACAAAATAGTTCACCTTGCCATTTCCTTGCCCAAAAGACTAGATGAATTTGTCATTTTCAAATCCAAGATGACAACTTTGCGCCTATGTTTTTTGGTCATGGACAATTTAATACTGTGACTACTCACATGATAATAGTTGAGAATGGTTAGATAACAATTCGTCAAACATGTCAAGCCATCTAACGATTCTTAATAGTTCTCAACTATCATCTTTACATGAAGACAATTTCTAATGGTGACCATTTGATACACTACTAGCTTAATCCTATCATCCAATCACATGATTTTACTTCTAAAACTTTCAAGTTCAAGATAATGAATGGCTGAGTCAAACATGATAATCACAATACACAATTGCATATTAGTATAAGATTCATGCGCTACACTGaaagtatatcaaaattaaaactcGAATAGAAATTCATGAGTTGATTATAAGCAAATTTTTTAAACCTGGTCTTGCTTGTTGAGAAAGACAACCATGTTGGGAACACCAACTTGCTTAGCAAGAAGGATGTGCTCCTTAGTCTGCGGCATGGGTCCGTCGGCACCGGAAACCACCAATATAGCGCCATCCATCTGCGCAGCTCCGGTGATCATGTTCTTGACGTAATCAGCGTGTCCAGGGCAGTCCACGTGTGCATAGTGGCGGTTCTCCGTCTCGTACTCCACCGTCGCAGTGTTGATGGTGATTCCACGCGCCCTTTCCTCCGGCGCGGCGTCGATCTCGTCGTACTTCTTCGGAGCGCTGTTTCCGAGGGCGGCGAGAGCCATGGTAAGGGCGGCGGTGAGGGTGGTTTTGCCGTGGTCGACGTGGCCGATGGTTCCGATGTTGACGTGTGGCTTCTTACGTTCGAATTTTCCACGCGCGGCGCGTACGGTAAAGGTTTTGCGGCGGGTGGTGGTGGGAGTTGAGGTGGAAGTGGAAGAAGGAGTGAGGTGGAGNNNNNNNNNNNNNNNNNNNNNNNNNNNNNNNNNNNNNNNNNNNNNNNNNNNNNNNNNNNNNNNNNNNNNNNNNNNNNNNNNNNNNNNNNNNNNNNNNNNNNNNNNNNNNNNNNNNNNNNNNNNNNNNNNNNNNNNNNNNNNNNNNNNNNNNNNNNNNNNNNNNNNNNNNNNNNNNNNNNNNNNNNNNNNNNNNNNNNNNNNNNNNNNNNNNNNNNNNNNNNNNNNNNNNNNNNNNNNNNNNNNNNNNNNNNNNNNNNNNNNNNNNNNNNNNNNNNNNNNNNNNNNNNNNNNNNNNNNNNNNNNNNNNNNNNNNNNNNNNNNNNNNNNNNNNNNNNNNNNNNNNNNNNNNNNNNNNNNNNNNNNNNNNNNNNNNNNNNNNNNNNNNNNNNNNNNNNNNNNNNNNNNNNNNNNNNNNNNNNNNNNNNNNNNNNNNNNAGAGTTTAGTAGTGGCTGATGAAGAGCGGAAGATGGTGGcggttgttgaagaagaagaagaagaagaaacggtTGACGCATGTGAAGGTATGatgagttttgaagaaactgtgGCTGCTGCTGCTGTTGAAATTGCcatggtttttttatttttttttttaattggttgAAGAGAGAATGAGAAAAGAGTGAGTGAGGGTTTTGAATGAAGGGAGGGAGAGGAAGAGGACTTTGGTGTTTGGAGATGTTATCTATTTGGTGTTGTTTGTGTGGATGAAGATAAGACTTGAGATAACCTCACATATTAccccttttccttttccttttctgccACATTTTTTTGGAGGGACtcactcaccactcaccaccCTCTCTTACTCACCCGGCCTTAGGAAATTTAATTTAACTATTTAAGACATACATGATACAAGGCATACAACAATGTAATGTAGCTAGGTAAggaaaagaataaataaaatggAAGCTACTATTGTTTACTCCCCCAAGGCCCTTATGATCTTGTTCTTGTTGTAAGATGATATGTTGTATGTAGAAACGGCCTGTAGAAAGTGTTTTAGAT contains the following coding sequences:
- the LOC107629387 gene encoding elongation factor Tu, chloroplastic (The sequence of the model RefSeq protein was modified relative to this genomic sequence to represent the inferred CDS: added 29 bases not found in genome assembly), coding for MAISTAAAATVSSKLIIPSHASTVSSSSSSSTTATIFRSSSATTKLSSSFLNPSTILHLTPSSTSTSTPTTTRRKTFTVRAARGKFERKKPHVNIGTIGHVDHGKTTLTAALTMALAALGNSAPKKYDEIDAAPEERARGITINTATVEYETENRHYAHVDCPGHADYVKNMITGAAQMDGAILVVSGADGPMPQTKEHILLAKQVGVPNMVVFLNKQDQVDDEELLQLVELEVRELLSSYEFPGDDIPIISGSALLALEALMENPAIKRGDNEWVDKIYQLMDSVDSYIPIPQRQTDLPFLLAVEDVFSITGRGTVATGRVERGTIKVGDTVDLVGIRETRNTTVTGVEMFQKILDEAMAGDNVGLLLRGIQKVDIQRGMVLAKPGTITPHTKFSAIVYVLKKEEGGRHSPFFAGYRPQFYMRTTDVTGKVTQIMNDKDEESKMVMPGDRVKMVVELIQPVACEQGMRFAIREGGKTVGAGVIQSIIE